Within Micromonospora narathiwatensis, the genomic segment TGTTCCGGCGGGTGGTGTCGTGGGGCCGGTCGAGCAACGTGTTCCTGCGCAACGGGGCCCGCCTCTATCTGGACGTGGGCTCGCACCCGGAATATGCGACGCCCGAGTGTGACTCGGTGACCGACCTGGTGGCCCACGACCGGGCCGGGGAACGGATCCTGGAGGGGCTGCTCGTCGACGCGGAGAAGCGGCTGCACGACGAGGGCATCGCGGGCGAGATCTACCTGTTCAAGAACAACACCGACTCGGCCGGCAACTCGTACGGCTGCCACGAGAACTACCTGGTCTCCCGGCACGGGGAGTTCGGTCGGCTCGCCGATGTGCTGATCCCGTTCCTGGTGACCCGCCAGTTGATCTGCGGCGCCGGGAAGGTGCTCCAGACGCCGCGCGGAGCGGTCTACTGTCTGTCGCAGCGGGCCGAGCACATCTGGGAGGGCGTCTCCTCGGCGACCACCCGGAGCCGGCCGATCATCAACACCCGGGACGAGCCGCACGCCGACGCGGAGCGGTACCGCCGGCTGCACGTGATCGTCGGCGACTCGAACATGAACGAGGTCACCACGCTGCTGAAGGTCGGCACGGCCGACATCGTGCTGCGGATGATCGAGGCCGGGGTGGTGATGCGGGACCTGACGCTGGAGAACCCGATCCGGGCGATCCGCGAGGTGTCGCACGACATCACCGGCCGGCGGAAGGTGCGGCTGGCCTCCGGCAAGGAGATCTCGGCGCTGGAGATCCAGCAGGAGTATCTGGCGAGGGCGACGGAGTTCGTGGAGCGCCGGGGCGGGGACCAGACCGCGAAGCGGGTGGTGGACCTGTGGGCGCGGGTGCTGCGGTCGGTGGAGACCGGCGACCTGGACCCGGTGGCCCGGGAGATCGACTGGGTGACGAAGCTGCGCCTGATCGAGCGGTACCAGCGCAAGCACGACCTGCCGCTGTCGCATCCGCGGGTGGCGCAGATGGACCTGGCGTACCACGACCTGCGGCGCGGGCGGGGCCTGTACGGGCTGTTGGAGCGGCGTGGCGAGGTGGACCGGGTGGCGACCGATCCGGAGATCTTCGAGGCGAAGGAGACCCCGCCGCAGACCACCCGGGCGAGGCTGCGGGGCGAGTTCATCCGGCACGCGCAGGAGAAGCGGCGGGACTTCACGGTGGACTGGGTGCACCTGAAGCTGAACGACCAGGCGCAGCGGACCGTGCTGTGCAAGGACCCGTTCCGGGCGTACGACGAGCGGGTGGAGCGGCTGATCGCGAGCATGTGACCGGGCTCGGCGGCCGGTGCTGCGGGCACCGGCCGCCGGCGCACGGGTACGCTGGCGTCGCGATGAACACTTCCGAACCCTCCGGCCGGGACAGCGGCACCGAGAAGCTCAACTGGATCGACCGGCGCCGGGAGAAGATCCGCGCCGAGATCGAGCGGAACCGCCGCGGCGAGTACCGGGTGCCGACCTGGGTGCTGGCGGCGACCCTGATCATCATCGTGGGCGCCTGGCTCGCGTTGATCTTCCTCGCCGGCTGAGCCGGCCCGGCCCGGGGCGCGTTGCTCGCGCCGCCCCGGCAGTTCCGGCCCGTCGAGGGCCGGGAGGGCGCACGTCAGCCGAGGCGCGGGAGCCCAGGTCAGCCGAGGGCCGCGAGAGCGCAGGTCAGCCGAGCAGTCGGGCCGCGTGTCGGCCGGCGGCGGCCGCGGCCAGGAAGTAGGCGTGGTCGGCGTCGAGGCCCCGGCCCATCGTCGACAGCCCCACCGGGCTGGCCCGCAGCGCCGCGTCCAGGCCGTCGGTGGGCACGGCGACGATCCGGTGCCGCTCCGCGAGGGGGGCCAGCGCCGCGGCGACCTCGGCCGCGAGGGCCGGCTCCAGGCCGTCCGGTACGACCAGCTCCGCGGCGGCGAGGGCCACCCGACCGTACGCGGTGAGGCTGTGGTGGGAGACGCCACGGTGCCGGGGCCGGGGGTCGGCGGCGGAGATGCGCAGCGAGCCGACGGCCCGCCCGCCGAGGGTGGCGACCGCGTTGACCGCCTCGCCGACCGCCACGCCGGAGAAGCCCCACCGGGTGCCGGTGCCGAGGTTACCCGGGCCCTGGGCGACGATCGCCACGTCGGCGCGGAGCACGTGCCGGGCGGCGAGCAGGCCGGCGTGCAGGGTGCTCGCCTCCAGGTCGCCGCCGAACGCCTGCCCGACGCTGACCGTGCCCACCAGGTGGCCGGCGAGCCCGGCGAGGGTGCGGGAGAACCAGGCCGGCAGCGCTCCGCCGTCGGTGAGCAGGTACGCCACCCGGGCACCGGGGGCGTCGGCGTGCACGCCGGCCAGGATCGCCGGGAGGGCGGAGTGCAGGTCGGCGGTGACCACCGGCATCCCGTCGACGCTCTCCGCCGTGGCCAGTCGGGCGTGGTGCGGGGAGGCGTCCTCGTCGACGCCGAGCAGGATCGGCTGCAACGGGGTGTAGCGGGCCTTGACCAGGTGGCCGGCGGCGCGGGTGTCGGCGGCCTGCGGCG encodes:
- the pafA gene encoding Pup--protein ligase, with translation MERRIFGLETEYGVTCTYRGQRRLSPDEVARYLFRRVVSWGRSSNVFLRNGARLYLDVGSHPEYATPECDSVTDLVAHDRAGERILEGLLVDAEKRLHDEGIAGEIYLFKNNTDSAGNSYGCHENYLVSRHGEFGRLADVLIPFLVTRQLICGAGKVLQTPRGAVYCLSQRAEHIWEGVSSATTRSRPIINTRDEPHADAERYRRLHVIVGDSNMNEVTTLLKVGTADIVLRMIEAGVVMRDLTLENPIRAIREVSHDITGRRKVRLASGKEISALEIQQEYLARATEFVERRGGDQTAKRVVDLWARVLRSVETGDLDPVAREIDWVTKLRLIERYQRKHDLPLSHPRVAQMDLAYHDLRRGRGLYGLLERRGEVDRVATDPEIFEAKETPPQTTRARLRGEFIRHAQEKRRDFTVDWVHLKLNDQAQRTVLCKDPFRAYDERVERLIASM
- a CDS encoding DUF3866 family protein, with product MVRWRSGTVTAVRRRWAGATELDVDLPDGGRMRALAYPALVGDPEPGDRVLLNVGALLMGLGTGGYALVVALPDRLPADPPQAADTRAAGHLVKARYTPLQPILLGVDEDASPHHARLATAESVDGMPVVTADLHSALPAILAGVHADAPGARVAYLLTDGGALPAWFSRTLAGLAGHLVGTVSVGQAFGGDLEASTLHAGLLAARHVLRADVAIVAQGPGNLGTGTRWGFSGVAVGEAVNAVATLGGRAVGSLRISAADPRPRHRGVSHHSLTAYGRVALAAAELVVPDGLEPALAAEVAAALAPLAERHRIVAVPTDGLDAALRASPVGLSTMGRGLDADHAYFLAAAAAGRHAARLLG